TCGCGAGCCGCCTGAGGCGTCACGGTGCCAATAACCGTCGTCGAAGCAACAATCTCGGGAAAAATACTGGCGTTCAGGCCGGATGCCTCGATGAGCTCCGGCGACCAGGATGCGCTGCGCTGATCGTAGGCGTTGGTGCCAGACGCGTCGGAGGGGTCCGTCGCCTGAACACCCGTGAGCCGATACGCAACATAGTCTTTTGCGAGCAACACCTTTTGCACCCGCGCAAAGGCGTCTGGGCTGGTATCGCGAAGCCACATTGTCTTGGCCAACGAATACGTCGGGTTCAGACGGTGCCCGGTGATCTGATATCCGCGGTCCATCCCAACGACATCGATCAGACGCTGCGTCTGCTCGGTTGCCCTGGTGTCGGCCCAAATAATGGATGGAAACACTGGCTCGCCGGCGGCGTCAAGTGCAACAACACCCATCATCTGACCGGAGAAGGAGACCACATCGATGTCGTCAGCAGAGCATCCCGAGCGTTCAAGCAGGTCGGCTGTTGCCGTGGCGAGGGCTGCCCACCAGGCGTGTGGGTCCTGCTCTGCTTTACCTCCTACGCCAAAGTCGGTGCCGTACGGTGCCGTCACGGCAGCCCGGAGCGTACCATCGTTGTCGACAAGCGTGGCCTTGTTCCCTGTTGTGCCAAGGTCGTGCGAGATGATCATTCGATTCCTTCTGTCGGAGGCGGGGAGAGACTAGCGGAGCGTGATGCCGCCATCCATGAGCAGCTCAGCGCCCACAAAATAGGTTGATCGATCGCTCAGCAAAAACAGCACGGCCTCTGCCACTTCCTCTGGCGTCGCAAAGCGCTCAAGCAGAATGTTCTCTTTCCACTGTGCATGCATTTCGGTCTTCTGTTCGAGCAGTGGGGTGCCAACATAGCCGGGCGAGAGCGCGTTCACCCGAACTCCGCGGCCGGCCCACTCAACGGCAAGCGACTTGGTAAATGCGGTGACAGCTGCCTTCGAGGAGTTGTAGACGCTCTGCTTCTGCGGATAGTTGACCATGTAGTTGCCAGACATCGACGCGATATTTACGATGCCGCCCCCGCCGCGCGCCAGGAGTTCACGACCAAACGCCTGGCAGGCAAAAAAGAGGCCCCGAAAGTTGACGCCCATCACGCGGTCGAAGTCAGCAATGGTCATGTCTTCAACGCCGATGTTTTCTTCAACGACGCCAGCCGAGTTGACGAGGGAAATCGGTCGGGCATCCTCTTCATACAGTGCGGCGACAACGGCGCCAAGCTGCTCAACATCGGCGAGGTTGCACTCAACCCCAACAACGCCTTCTGGCAAGCGGTCGAGACCGCGAAGGTCCAACCCGATAACATCGGCGCCGTTGGCCTGCAGCGTCTCGCAAATTGCGCGCCCAATCCCACCTCCGGCACCGATGACGGCTACGCGTTTTCCTGCGAGTTCTTGCTTCATGGTGGTTCCTTTCGGGTGGGTTATTCGGGGCGACCGAGGGTGACGATCGTTTTAATGTGCTCCGAGTTGTGCAGGTTATCGAGAGCCGCTTCAAATCCGTCCAGTGGGATTCTGCTCGTGATCATGCCCTCGGTTTGGATCCGACCGGACCGAAGCGCAATCACGGCGCGGTCGAAGCAGTGTGCCTGGGCGAATGATCCTTTGATCGTGAGCTCACGACTGAAAATCTCGTACGGGCGGATGCTCGAGGTGGCTTCCTCGCCGGCAAGTCCATATACAAGGATGGTACCCCCGGTGCGGGTCAGGGATACGGCCCGTTCAAGCAGGGCGGTTGAGCCGGTTGCTTCGATCACCGCGTCAAAACCTTCAGGAGCGATTGACTCAAGCTCATCCATGCCCTGATCGGGGTTGGCCCGCGAGAGCTGCACGACGTGGTCGGCCCCGTAGCGTTTGGCGAGCGCAAGCTTCGAGGCGGTTGGTGCCGCAACCGTCACGCGAGCAGCTCCAGCCATACGGAGGAGCTGGCTGAGGATAAGCCCGGTCGGGCCGGCCCCGAGGATGAGCACATCGGATGCGGGTTTGAGGGCAAGCACGTCAACGCCGTGGACGGCGCAGGCAGTTGGTTCGGTAAAGACGGCAACATCATCACTCAGATCTGTCACCTCAATCACCTTGCTGGCTTTCGCCACGAGATACTCGGCAAAGCCTCCGGGCGCATTGCACCCGAGCGAGGTGAAGTTTTCGCAGAACAGGTCATTACCCCGAGCACACGCAGTGCATTCTCCGCAAAAGATCGTGTTGTCTAGCACTACCCGCGTGCCGATCGCTGGAGAGCTCACGCCCTCGCCGTGCGCTTCGACAACGGCCAGGATTTCATGGCCGGGCACGAGGGGAAACTTGGCGATGAACCCTCCATGGAGCAGGTGCTCGTCGGTTCCGCAGACGCCGGTTTGCAGCACTCGCAGCAGCACGTCACCGTTGCCGGCGGTGGGCCGCTGAATTGACTCAACAGCCCAGGAGCCTTCACCCATGAACACAACTGCGTTCATGGTGCTGCCGTGTATTTGCTCTGTCATCTGGAATCTCCCTCGACTCGTCACCTATTCAAATTCGTTAGTAATACTACATCAGCCACGACCAAACGATTGCAAAACATGATATTTCAGCACTTGTCAGGCAGGTTCACCACAACGATTCCTCATTTCGTGTAGTGTAACTACATATTCATCTATGCGAAGGAGCTGCCGAATGAGCGGACCTATTGACCAGCCGACACTGCTGAACATCGTAAAAACGGGTTCTCTAGAAGGACACACTCGCGTGTACCGGAAGAACCTCGGCGACATGACCGGGGTCTACCAAGACCAGCCCGCCTACGCAGAACAGCGTTCCTCGAAAGGCGACGACGCCCTCGTATACAGCGTAGAAGAACAGCGATACGGCAACCACGACGGTGCACTCATCGTCGGAACCAGCACGATGCTTCCCGGACAGTACGGCAACGAATTTGCGGTCACTCGTGGGCACCTCCACGGAATCTCGAACAGAGCGGAACTCTACTACTGCCTCAGCGGCAAAGGCGTCATGCTCCTCGAAACCATCGACGGGCGCAGCGAGGCCATCGAGATTACGCCAGGCCAAGCCGTGAATGTTCCTGGTGAATGGATCCACCGCAGTGTCAACGTCGGTGACGAGCCCTTTGTCACGCTCTTTTGCTACGCCGCAGATGCAGGGCAGGACTACACCATCATTGCCGACGCAGGCGGAATGAAAAACCTCGTCGTTGCGACCGCCGACGGCTGGGCGACCGCACCAAACCCAGCGCACACCGGATACCGGGCGGTCTCGGAATGACCAACAGCATCCTGAACCAGCTCGAGACCATCGGGGTCATCCCCGTTGTGGAGATCGAGCACGCGGACCACGCCGTCCCGCTCGCCCGCGCGCTCAAAGCCGCAGGCCTCCCGACAATGGAAGTCACGCTCCGAACGGCTGCCGCTCTCGAAGCAATAGAGCGCATCAGCGACAACGTTGACGACTTCCTCGTTGGCGCAGGCACGCTACTCACCGAGCAGAACGTTTCCGACGCGATTGCGGCAGGAGCCGCGTTCGGCGTATCCCCCGGGCTGGATGTTCCCGTCGCCACGACGGCCATCGAGGCGGGCTTCCCCTTCGTCCCAGGCACAATCACTCCGAGCGAGGTACTCGCCGCAGTGCGCCTCGGCTTCACGAAGGTGAAGTTTTTTCCCGCCGGGCAGTACGGAGGGGCATCCACGCTCTCGGCCCTCTCGTCGCCGCTCGCCGCAACCGGCGTTTCGTTTATGCCAACGGGCGGGGTGCGGCTCGATAACCTCGGCGACTACCTTGGCCTGTCCTCCGTTTTTGCTGTCGGAGGCACGTGGATCGCAACAAAGGCCCTCATTACGGGCGAGCAGTTCGAGACGATCGAAACCAACGCGCGCCAGGCCGCAGAGGCCGTTGCCACCATCCGTAGAAAGTAAGAAGTAACCGAGCATGACAACTCCCCTGACCTACCGCTTCGACACCCTTCAACCAGCCGAAAAACCAACGCTGTATTTCATCGGCGTCACCACGGCCGGTTCCTCAATTCGCCAGGTTTTCCCTCAGTGGGCGGATGCCCTCGGCCTTCGGAATGTGCAGCTCGTTGGCATCGACCTCCCCCTTCACGCCGACCCCGAGGAATATCGCCGCGTGACCGAGTTCATCAAGGCTGACCCGCTCAGCCTCGGCGCACTCGTCACGACACACAAGATCGACATGTTTCACGCGGCCAAAGACCTGTTTGACCGCATCGATCCCCTCGCCGAGCTCATGGACGAAATCAGCTGCATTTCAAAACGTGACGGCGAACTCTGGGTGCACGCCAAGGACCCAATCTCATCCGGTTTTGCGCTTGAAGCGTTTATTCCTGAGTCACACTGGTCTGAGCATCCAGAGGCGCAGGCTTTTATTCTTGGGGCCGGCGGCTCCGCCGTTGCGATCAGCTGGTACCTGACCCGCGCGGAGCGTGGTGCTGAGGTACCAGCCGGCATCGTGGTCACAAACCGCAGCCCAAAGCGGCTCGAGATGCTGCAAGATATCTACGCAGCGGCCGGCGCAAAGACGCCCCTCACAACGGTGCTGGCGCCGTCTCCAGAGCTCAACGATGCGGCGCTCTCGCGCGTTCCGGCAGGCTCGGTTGTGATCAACGCGACCGGGCTTGGCAAGGATGCGCCGGGCTCGCCACTCACCGATGCCGCAGTTTTCCCACAGGGCAGCATTGCCTGGGATCTGAACTACCGCGGTGATCTTGTGTTCCTTGACCAGGCGCGCACCCAATCGGCAGACCGCAACGTCACGGTTGTTGACGGGTGGGATTACTTCCTCCATGGGTGGACCCAGGTCATCGCCGAGGTGTTCCACATCACCATCCCAACGTCGGGCCCTGAGTTCGAGCGCCTGTCCGCGATCGCCGCAAGCACCCGGTCCTAACCCCAACTCACCTGCATCTATTTGTGAGTTTCTGTCGCAGAAATGTGATTTTCCCGCAGATTCTCGCAAATAGATGCAGGTCATGAAAGAGCCAATATCATGAAGATCCTTGTGACTCCCCGATCGATGACCAAACCAGGCCTTGACGCCGTTGCCGAGCTCCAGCCACTCCGCGATGCCGGTTACGAACTCGTAAGCATCGCCCCCGGCAAACTCCCGGGCAAAGACGAACTCCTCAACGTGGTTGGCTCAGTTCACGGCTGGATTGCCGGAGTTGAGCCCATCGACGCCGACGTACTTGCCGCAGCCGGTTTGCTTCGTGTCATCAGCCGCAACGGTGTTGGGTCTGAATCGATAGATACGGATGCTGCGCAGCGGCTTGGCATCGAGGTGCGCGTTGCGAGGGGCGCAAACTCGCGAGGCGTTGCCGAGCTCGCCTTTGGGCTCATCCTGAGCGGCCTTCGAGAAATTCCCGCCGCAGACCGTGTGCTCCGCGGCGGCGGATGGGAGCGGCAGCTCGGTCGAGAAATCGCGGATGCAACGGTTGGAATTGTCGGCTACGGCGCCATCGGCCGAATGCTCGCGCAGTTTTGCGCCGCCCTCGGGGCAACCGTGCTCACCTACGACCCGTTCAGCTCGCCAGAGCCGGGTTCTGCGGTCGAAGCCGTGACGCTTGACGAACTCTTCTCAAGGGCCGATGTCATTTCGCTCCACACCCCGCCGGCCGCCGACGGCACGGCGCTTGTCACCGCAGGACTCCTGGCAACCGTTCAGCGCGGCAGTATCCTGGTCAACACGGCGCGCTCCGCTCTCGTCGACGCGGATGCCGTGACCGCCGCACTGAACGATGGACGGCTCTCCGCCTACGCGGTTGATGCGTTTGATACCGAGCCGCCAACGCTCACGAGCTTATTGACCCACGAGCGCACCATCCTGACGCCGCACCTCGGCGGCTACACCGACGCAAGCACCCGACGGGCGACGCAACTCGCGGTAGAGAACCTTCTGGCTACAATCGAGAGCAGCCGCAATAATTAGTTTGACCTTCACCCCAGCGGTCATAACCGGTAAGGATTACCAGTGCACACCCCAGCCGACGTTCCTCTGCTTGAGCTTCTCCGGGCACGGTTGCCCGAACTCCGCAAATCGGAACAGAAGGTAGCGCAGCTTGTCATCGAGGAGCCGTCGTTTGTGGTCTCCTCGACCATGGCCTCGCTCGCCGAGGCTGCCGGGGTCAGCGAACCTACGGTCATGCGATTCTGCACTGGGCTCGGCATCGGGGGTTTCCAGGCGTTCAAGATGAAGCTTGCTCAGGCGCTCGCTATTGGGCTGCCAACCACGTACAGCTCGATTGCGCGCGACGACTCCGTCGAGGTCATCTCAACCAAGGTGTTTGACCACACCATCAGCAGCCTTGACCGGGCGCGAGGGTCGCTGGATGCCGGACAGATAGAGCAGACGGTGCAGGCTATCCTCGAGGCACAACGAATGACGTTCATCGGCCTCGGCGCTTCTGGCATCATTGCCCTCGACGCGGAGCAAAAAGAGTCGCTGTTTGGCATCCCGTGTTCGGCGCCCGTTGATTCTCACCAGCAATTCATCGCGGCCGCAATGGCCGAGCCTGGTCAACTCTTTTTTGTGATCTCGAACACCGGGCGCACAGATTCCATCAACAAAACCGCGGAGGTAGCAGCGGCAAACGGCGCGACGGTCATCGGCATCACCGGCGAGCACGATGCGCCGCTGCTCAAGCACTGCCAGTTCGCGATTGTTACCAAGACGTTTGAAGACACAGATGTGTTCACACCAACGGTCAGCCGCCTTGCCGGCCTTGTGCTCATCGACATTCTGGCAACCGCGGTGGCGGCGCGGCGCGGGACCGAGCACCTCGATCGAATCGCTTCGATGAAAGAGGGGCTGGCCCGCTTCCGCACGGCCTCGTCAGAGGCTTAGGCCTCAGCCGCCGTCACCAATACCTTCACTTCGTTGCCGCTCGATGCTGCGGCAAATGCCTCCGCCGCGCGCTCAAGCGGATACGAGTTCGTGATCATGGCGTCGACGTTGACCCACCCGTCGCGAAGGATGCGGATGGATTCCGCATAGTCCTCGGGCATGTATGTGGCTGCGCCAAGCAGCCGCATCTGGTGATCTTGCAGGAAGGGAAGTGGCACGGTGACGTCGCGAGTTGGCACGCCAACGATGACAACCGATCCGCCTCGGTCTGCCATCTCACAGGCAGTTGCGACCGTTGACTGCACGGATACGCAGTCGAAAACGACGTCCGCCGACTCTCCAAGCAACTCGCGAACGTCGGTTGCAACCGTCGAGTTTGCGGCATCAACAACCGCATCCGCGCCGAAGTCGAGTGCCCGAGCGCGCTTGGACTCAAGCATGTCAGTCATGATGATCTTCGATGCGCCTCCCGCCCTTGCCGCAGCGAGCACCATGAGACCGATCGTCCCGCAGCCAAGGATGACGACGGTTTTGCCGTGCACGCCTCCTGCGATGCGGACGGCGTGCACTGGCGTGGCTAGCGGCTCGATGAGCACTGCCGCGTTCAGGCTGAAATCTGCGGGGATCTTGTGCAGGCGCGACGCCGGAACGGAGAAGACGTCGGCCATGCCACCCTCCCGATATCCGCAGCCCAAAAATTCTAGGTTTTCGCAGATGTTTGAGCGGTCCGTCCGGCACATCTTGCAGGTGCCGCAAGACAGCGTTGGCTCTGGAGTCACGAGATCCCCGACCTCGATGCCAGCGGTACTTCCTGTCAGGGCCACCACTCGTCCAACCACCTCGTGACCGGGGAAATACGGTGGTTTCATAATCGGGTGGTGCCCGCTTGCGCCGTGC
The DNA window shown above is from Lysinibacter cavernae and carries:
- a CDS encoding glucose-6-phosphate isomerase family protein: MSGPIDQPTLLNIVKTGSLEGHTRVYRKNLGDMTGVYQDQPAYAEQRSSKGDDALVYSVEEQRYGNHDGALIVGTSTMLPGQYGNEFAVTRGHLHGISNRAELYYCLSGKGVMLLETIDGRSEAIEITPGQAVNVPGEWIHRSVNVGDEPFVTLFCYAADAGQDYTIIADAGGMKNLVVATADGWATAPNPAHTGYRAVSE
- a CDS encoding NAD(P)-dependent oxidoreductase; this encodes MKILVTPRSMTKPGLDAVAELQPLRDAGYELVSIAPGKLPGKDELLNVVGSVHGWIAGVEPIDADVLAAAGLLRVISRNGVGSESIDTDAAQRLGIEVRVARGANSRGVAELAFGLILSGLREIPAADRVLRGGGWERQLGREIADATVGIVGYGAIGRMLAQFCAALGATVLTYDPFSSPEPGSAVEAVTLDELFSRADVISLHTPPAADGTALVTAGLLATVQRGSILVNTARSALVDADAVTAALNDGRLSAYAVDAFDTEPPTLTSLLTHERTILTPHLGGYTDASTRRATQLAVENLLATIESSRNN
- a CDS encoding SIS domain-containing protein, with the translated sequence MHTPADVPLLELLRARLPELRKSEQKVAQLVIEEPSFVVSSTMASLAEAAGVSEPTVMRFCTGLGIGGFQAFKMKLAQALAIGLPTTYSSIARDDSVEVISTKVFDHTISSLDRARGSLDAGQIEQTVQAILEAQRMTFIGLGASGIIALDAEQKESLFGIPCSAPVDSHQQFIAAAMAEPGQLFFVISNTGRTDSINKTAEVAAANGATVIGITGEHDAPLLKHCQFAIVTKTFEDTDVFTPTVSRLAGLVLIDILATAVAARRGTEHLDRIASMKEGLARFRTASSEA
- a CDS encoding SDR family NAD(P)-dependent oxidoreductase translates to MKQELAGKRVAVIGAGGGIGRAICETLQANGADVIGLDLRGLDRLPEGVVGVECNLADVEQLGAVVAALYEEDARPISLVNSAGVVEENIGVEDMTIADFDRVMGVNFRGLFFACQAFGRELLARGGGGIVNIASMSGNYMVNYPQKQSVYNSSKAAVTAFTKSLAVEWAGRGVRVNALSPGYVGTPLLEQKTEMHAQWKENILLERFATPEEVAEAVLFLLSDRSTYFVGAELLMDGGITLR
- a CDS encoding shikimate dehydrogenase family protein codes for the protein MTTPLTYRFDTLQPAEKPTLYFIGVTTAGSSIRQVFPQWADALGLRNVQLVGIDLPLHADPEEYRRVTEFIKADPLSLGALVTTHKIDMFHAAKDLFDRIDPLAELMDEISCISKRDGELWVHAKDPISSGFALEAFIPESHWSEHPEAQAFILGAGGSAVAISWYLTRAERGAEVPAGIVVTNRSPKRLEMLQDIYAAAGAKTPLTTVLAPSPELNDAALSRVPAGSVVINATGLGKDAPGSPLTDAAVFPQGSIAWDLNYRGDLVFLDQARTQSADRNVTVVDGWDYFLHGWTQVIAEVFHITIPTSGPEFERLSAIAASTRS
- a CDS encoding zinc-dependent alcohol dehydrogenase family protein, giving the protein MTEQIHGSTMNAVVFMGEGSWAVESIQRPTAGNGDVLLRVLQTGVCGTDEHLLHGGFIAKFPLVPGHEILAVVEAHGEGVSSPAIGTRVVLDNTIFCGECTACARGNDLFCENFTSLGCNAPGGFAEYLVAKASKVIEVTDLSDDVAVFTEPTACAVHGVDVLALKPASDVLILGAGPTGLILSQLLRMAGAARVTVAAPTASKLALAKRYGADHVVQLSRANPDQGMDELESIAPEGFDAVIEATGSTALLERAVSLTRTGGTILVYGLAGEEATSSIRPYEIFSRELTIKGSFAQAHCFDRAVIALRSGRIQTEGMITSRIPLDGFEAALDNLHNSEHIKTIVTLGRPE
- a CDS encoding bifunctional 4-hydroxy-2-oxoglutarate aldolase/2-dehydro-3-deoxy-phosphogluconate aldolase: MTNSILNQLETIGVIPVVEIEHADHAVPLARALKAAGLPTMEVTLRTAAALEAIERISDNVDDFLVGAGTLLTEQNVSDAIAAGAAFGVSPGLDVPVATTAIEAGFPFVPGTITPSEVLAAVRLGFTKVKFFPAGQYGGASTLSALSSPLAATGVSFMPTGGVRLDNLGDYLGLSSVFAVGGTWIATKALITGEQFETIETNARQAAEAVATIRRK
- a CDS encoding zinc-dependent alcohol dehydrogenase, whose amino-acid sequence is MVNLSNRRRVCVTAPNTVEIVSEALPQLAEGEALVEMIVAGVCGSDVHGASGHHPIMKPPYFPGHEVVGRVVALTGSTAGIEVGDLVTPEPTLSCGTCKMCRTDRSNICENLEFLGCGYREGGMADVFSVPASRLHKIPADFSLNAAVLIEPLATPVHAVRIAGGVHGKTVVILGCGTIGLMVLAAARAGGASKIIMTDMLESKRARALDFGADAVVDAANSTVATDVRELLGESADVVFDCVSVQSTVATACEMADRGGSVVIVGVPTRDVTVPLPFLQDHQMRLLGAATYMPEDYAESIRILRDGWVNVDAMITNSYPLERAAEAFAAASSGNEVKVLVTAAEA